The region GAGAAAACAAGATGTGATATGAAGACTGGATGCTTGTAAAGCTTTTAAAATCATTATCCATTTCAAATAGTTGAGATACGAAGGAGGTTGGATGAGAAATCTGCCTACATTGCTCGACGCccttaaggcctcctttggttcataggataggaatatcataggaataggaaaatcataggaagtgagatgagatGCATCTCAATTTCATaaggaaagagatgtcatttgatgcataggataggagtttttacattgagtctaggctaatgttccttttcctttgaaatgtgaaggattgGTTCTTATTCTACAtatgaataggaatccattcctacaaaccaaaggctcCAAAGAAAtttttcctacaagattcctattctctagaattcctacaaaattcctgtaaaccaaagaaGGCCCAAGTCTTAAACTAGTTGCTGATGCAGATTGGCAAGTATCCCTGAGGGTAACGAGAATTTGATGTATGTACAGTTTACCACAGTCCATAAAATTTTAAAGGAAAAATAAACCTTGAAGGTAATCTCCGAAGTTGAACAGAAGTGTATTAACCCGTTTCACATCTATAGGAATGTATCTACGATATGGAGCAGCAGCACTAAGGCTACCTTTCGAGCAGTGTGAGTTCTGATTGGAGTTGAGTGACTCTTTCCTTTGCATCTTCGAGGGGCATCGAGAAACCTAATTTATATTCACTATCCTGAAGTCGTTCCCTTATTTCCTTATCCTGTAAAAATAAGTCAGAAAAAGGCACAGCTGGTTAAACAGGAGCCTTTGGTTTTACACCGGCCAGCAGGGTCAGTTATAATATAACTGACCCTTTTCTAGAGAATAGTTTTAATATAACTGACCCTTTTCTCAGCACATTGTTTGTATAGCACAATTTCGTCTTGACAAAATGGCTCAATATCATTGATTTGCAAGCCTGGACAGCAGAAATAGGATTCATTTTCTCCATACTTGTTTACATATGGAAAACGACAAAACATATAGAGATGTCAGAGTAAACAGTTACTCACATAGGAAAAGATTCTTCAGGATACCATCACAAAGCTCAACACCTTCAAGGACATGGGATGCAATCTCTTTCGGTACGACAGGGGAAGGTGGCCCACGCATAAGATCATCACCGACGAGAATGGTCTCTTCCATCGTTTCTTGTCGATCGACTGTTGACAAAAATAGGCATTCCCCacaaaagaagaaaatgaaaaataggCAGGAGCACAACTAGTAGCAAACTGAAGAAATGAGAATCTAATTCTCGCACAAATAAGCGCAAGTGCATCCTTTTATTACTCACAGATTTTCAATCTTTCCATTTATTATTGTTTCCAGAAATGAAAAACGCAATTCAATGTGCTGAGACAAAATGTGGACGCAGTTCCCTCTTCTTTTCTCGTTGAGCAATGAAGCATTACTAGGATGCAGCTATAACACCAACGTCCCTGGATTTGTGGTTCCTACCTCCAAGATCAACTAGGCTCACCTCGAAGATAAACATGCCACAAGGGCGCCAATCAAGAAATCATCCCAGGCCTACTAAACATATTACTAAATGCTTATTTGTATTAAACCACGATCCACCACTAAAACTGACACGAGTTATGCACGGCGAGTAACAATAACATAAAGTAATGGGTGGGAGAGGCAGTACGCGCATACCATCCATGGTGACCTAGCAACTTTTCACACCGGCCAGAAGCCTGAAGCAGCTAATGCTGACCAACTTCCTGCAGCCAACCAAGAGGAAAAAGGAACAGTTAGGCTTGTTTCACTCTGCGGGAAGGGAAGCGAAGCAGCAGATATGCCTATCAGCTCCAGCGGTTGCTGGTGAAATAGATCAGAGACGGTGGCGTCGTCGGCTGAGGGGTCCGCTGTCGGAGTTGGCCGTCCGCCTCAAGCGCCACTCTCACCCAGCCTTGTACGTCGCCGCGAGCTCCCACTGCACAGACCAATCAGCATCCACAGCCACCATTCCATCAAACACCTCACGTGCACGAACACACATGTCCCAAATTGGGGCAAAATCATCTCAGCCAAACCAGGGGAAATTGGAGAGGACACTCACCGCCTTGCCGCCCTCC is a window of Triticum dicoccoides isolate Atlit2015 ecotype Zavitan chromosome 2B, WEW_v2.0, whole genome shotgun sequence DNA encoding:
- the LOC119364202 gene encoding uncharacterized protein LOC119364202 codes for the protein MDVDRQETMEETILVGDDLMRGPPSPVVPKEIASHVLEGVELCDGILKNLFLCLQINDIEPFCQDEIVLYKQCAEKRDKEIRERLQDSEYKLGFSMPLEDAKERVTQLQSELTLLERRMILASGLPGMEGFRQRWSLHGQLGDTRKRLEALNSGMAKRESPSPPGEGTTPAVKKRWFF